One genomic region from Neoarius graeffei isolate fNeoGra1 chromosome 4, fNeoGra1.pri, whole genome shotgun sequence encodes:
- the LOC132884860 gene encoding uncharacterized protein LOC132884860: MVSFGFVCIVFFLLSYFIFCINTQLFHKWGQNGPQAFYMEFRLISRGTFYFCHLWLSGIHLLPINTSTAYILTTLKSIFTQQHTSYCANSKVRLPNCNLNDEKTLKKKGRGTFDVRVEKNHNICAVTWYDTCQVTLVSSFTGPEPVEKVKRWDKTAKTFVEVQRPNIVATYNKNMGGVDLLDSFAAKYKFPLKSHRWYINIFWHIIILAVINAWLLYKRDCKAWAIPKKEILIRRRFQAQLASSLILTGTSVPVPKRGRPSSSPMSSPAARPSNGPFPLPFFSSLQLASAHFSPTRLAFRLPKTSTTQLASALLSP, translated from the exons ATGGTCTCATTTGGATTTGTatgtatagttttttttcttttaagttattttatattttgtatcaATACCCAACTTTTCCATAAGTGGGGTCAAAACGGACCCCAAGCATTTTATATGGAGTTTCGGTTGATATCCCGAGgaactttttatttttgtcaccTCTGGTTGTCAGGAATACATTTGTTGCCGATCAACACATCTACTGCTTACATTCTCACCACCCTGAAGAGCATTTTTACTCAGCAACACACAT CTTACTGTGCTAACAGTAAAGTACGGCTTCCAAACTGCAACCTCAATGATGAGAAAACCTTGAAGAAAAAGGGAAGAGGGACATTTGATGTCAGAGTGGAGAAGAACCACAACATTTGTGCTGTGACATGGTACGACACCTGTCAGGTGACACTTGTGTCATCCTTTACTGGCCCAGAACCAGTGGAAAAGGTTAAACGTTGGGACAAAACTGCCAAAACATTTGTGGAAGTTCAGAGGCCTAACATCGTGGCGACCTACAACAAAAACATGGGGGGAGTGGATTTGCTGGACTCATTTGCGGCCAAGTACAAGTTTCCTCTCAAGTCCCATCGTTGGTACATCAACATCTTCTGGCACATAATTATTCTAGCTGTGATCAACGCTTGGCTCCTGTACAAACGGGACTGCAAGGCCTGGGCTATTCCAAAGAAAGAGATCCTGATCAGGAGACGGTTTCAGGCCCAGTTGGCATCCTCCCTTATCCTGACTGGCACATCTGTCCCAGTGCCAAAGCGAGGGCGGCCATCCTCAAGCCCTATGAGTTCTCCAGCTGCTAGgccctctaatggcccttttccactaccgtttttcagctcacttcagctcgcttcagctcacttcagcccgacacggctcgcgtttcgactaccaaaaaccagcacgactcagctcgcttcagccctacttagcccctaa